From a region of the Balaenoptera ricei isolate mBalRic1 chromosome 11, mBalRic1.hap2, whole genome shotgun sequence genome:
- the TNNC1 gene encoding troponin C, slow skeletal and cardiac muscles has protein sequence MDDIYKAAVEQLTEEQKNEFKAAFDIFVLGAEDGCISTKELGKVMRMLGQNPTPEELQEMIDEVDEDGSGTVDFDEFLVMMVRCMKDDSKGKSEEELSDLFRMFDKNADGYIDLEELKIMLQATGETITEDDIEELMKDGDKNNDGRIDYDEFLEFMKGVE, from the exons ATGGATGACATCTACAAGGCTGCG GTAGAGCAGCTGACAGAAGAGCAGAAAAATG AGTTCAAGGCAGCCTTTGACATCTTCGTGCTGGGCGCTGAGGATGGCTGCATCAGCACCAAGGAGCTGGGCAAAGTGATGAGGATGCTGGGGCAGAACCCCACACCTGAGGAGCTGCAGGAGATGATTGACGAGGTGGATGAGGATG GCAGTGGCACAGTGGACTTTGATGAGTTCTTGGTCATGATGGTTCGGTGCATGAAGGATGACAGCAAAGGAAAGTCTGAGGAGGAGCTTTCTGACCTCTTCCGCATGTTTGACAA AAACGCTGACGGCTACATCGACCTGGAGGAGCTGAAGATCATGCTTCAGGCTACCGGTGAGACCATCACAGAGGACGACATTGAGGAGCTCATGAAGGATGGTGACAAGAACAACGATGGCCGCATTGACTATGACG AGTTCCTGGAATTCATGAAGGGGGTGGAGTAG